Proteins encoded within one genomic window of Macaca thibetana thibetana isolate TM-01 chromosome 3, ASM2454274v1, whole genome shotgun sequence:
- the LOC126951722 gene encoding keratin-associated protein 19-8, with amino-acid sequence MSYYSSYYGGLGCGSGGFGGWVYGFGCGCGSFRRLGYGCGYGGYGFSCCQPLYYG; translated from the coding sequence ATGAGCTACTACAGCAGCTATTATGGAGGCCTGGGCTGTGGTTCTGGAGGCTTTGGTGGCTGGGTCTATGGCTTTGGCTGCGGTTGTGGTAGCTTCCGCAGGCTGGGCTATGGCTGTGGCTATGGAGGCTATGGATTCAGCTGCTGCCAACCATTATACTATGGATGA